In a single window of the Serratia quinivorans genome:
- the mutM gene encoding Formamidopyrimidine-DNA glycosylase translates to MPELPEVETSRRGIEPYLVGHSIQYAVVRNARLRWPVSEQILALSDQPVLSVQRRAKYLLIELASGWIIVHLGMSGSLRMLAEETEAGKHDHVDLVISNGMTLRYTDPRRFGAWLWCDDLATSNVLAHLGPEPLSEAFTGAYLYEKSRNKRTLIKPWLMDNKLVVGVGNIYASESLFTAGILPDRPAGSLSKVEAEVLVATIKAVLLRSIEQGGTTLRDFLQSDGKPGYFAQELQVYGRAGEPCRACGTPIESAKHGQRSTFFCPRCQR, encoded by the coding sequence ATGCCTGAATTACCAGAAGTTGAAACCAGCCGCCGCGGTATTGAACCTTACCTGGTTGGCCATAGTATTCAATATGCGGTGGTACGCAATGCACGCCTGCGCTGGCCGGTCTCCGAGCAAATTCTGGCGTTGAGCGACCAGCCGGTACTCAGCGTACAGCGTCGCGCCAAGTATCTGCTGATTGAACTGGCTAGCGGCTGGATTATCGTCCATCTGGGGATGTCAGGCAGTCTGCGGATGTTGGCGGAGGAAACCGAGGCTGGAAAGCACGACCACGTCGATCTGGTGATCAGCAATGGCATGACGCTACGTTATACCGACCCGCGCCGTTTTGGTGCCTGGCTATGGTGTGACGATCTGGCGACCAGCAATGTGCTGGCTCACCTTGGACCGGAACCCTTGAGTGAAGCCTTTACCGGTGCCTACCTGTACGAAAAATCACGCAACAAGCGGACGCTGATCAAACCCTGGTTGATGGATAACAAGCTGGTGGTGGGCGTGGGCAATATCTACGCCAGTGAATCGTTGTTTACCGCCGGGATCCTGCCTGACCGGCCTGCAGGCTCGCTGAGCAAGGTGGAGGCCGAAGTTTTGGTGGCAACCATTAAGGCGGTATTGCTGCGTTCGATTGAGCAGGGCGGTACCACGCTGCGTGATTTCTTGCAGTCGGACGGCAAGCCGGGTTATTTTGCGCAGGAACTGCAGGTGTATGGGCGAGCGGGTGAGCCTTGCCGCGCGTGCGGCACGCCGATCGAGTCCGCCAAGCACGGGCAGCGCAGCACTTTCTTCTGCCCACGCTGCCAGCGCTGA
- the waaA gene encoding 3-deoxy-D-manno-octulosonic-acid transferase, whose amino-acid sequence MLLRLYQVLLYLIQPLIWLRLLLRSRKAPAYRKRWAERYGFCAGKVVPGGIMLHSVSVGETLAAIPLVRALRHRYPYLPITVTTMTPTGSERVQSAFGKDVHHVYLPYDLPGSMHRFLDQVNPKLVIIMETELWPNLINALHQRQIPLVIANARLSARSAAGYKKIGGFVRDMLRRITLIAAQNQEDGERFVELGLKRSQLTVTGSLKFDISVTPELAARAITLRRQWAPRRPVWIATSTHEGEESILLAAHRKLLEKHPDLLLILVPRHPERFATAKELVQKAGFSYTLRSSGEIPSGGTQVVIGDTMGELMLLYGIADLAFVGGSLVERGGHNPLEAAAHAIPVLMGPHIFNFKDICAKLSQAEGLITVTDEDSLVKEVATLLTDEDYRRYYGRHAVEVLYQNQGALQRLLQLLEPHLPPRSH is encoded by the coding sequence ATGTTGCTGCGTTTATATCAGGTACTACTCTACCTCATCCAACCCCTGATCTGGCTCCGCTTACTGTTGCGCAGCCGCAAAGCTCCAGCCTACCGTAAACGCTGGGCAGAACGCTATGGATTCTGCGCCGGAAAAGTCGTACCGGGTGGCATCATGCTGCACTCCGTCTCCGTGGGTGAAACGCTGGCGGCCATCCCGTTGGTCCGCGCACTGCGCCACCGCTACCCCTATTTACCGATTACTGTGACCACCATGACGCCGACTGGTTCAGAACGCGTGCAGTCCGCCTTCGGTAAAGACGTTCATCATGTTTATCTCCCTTACGACCTGCCAGGCTCGATGCATCGTTTTCTGGATCAGGTGAACCCCAAGCTGGTCATCATCATGGAAACCGAGCTGTGGCCCAATCTGATTAACGCCCTGCATCAGCGCCAGATCCCTCTGGTCATTGCCAACGCCCGACTTTCCGCCCGCTCTGCTGCAGGCTATAAAAAAATCGGCGGTTTTGTCCGCGATATGCTGCGCCGTATTACGTTGATCGCCGCGCAAAATCAGGAAGATGGCGAACGTTTTGTCGAACTTGGCCTGAAACGCTCACAACTGACTGTAACCGGCAGCCTGAAATTCGATATTTCCGTTACGCCTGAGCTGGCTGCGCGTGCAATCACGTTACGCCGCCAATGGGCGCCGCGTCGCCCGGTGTGGATCGCCACCAGCACCCACGAAGGTGAAGAAAGCATTCTGCTGGCCGCGCACCGTAAGCTACTGGAAAAACACCCTGACCTGCTGCTGATCCTGGTGCCACGTCACCCGGAACGCTTCGCTACGGCCAAAGAGCTGGTGCAAAAAGCCGGCTTCAGCTACACCCTGCGCAGCAGTGGTGAAATTCCTTCCGGCGGTACCCAGGTGGTGATCGGCGATACCATGGGCGAACTGATGCTGCTGTACGGCATTGCCGATCTGGCCTTCGTTGGCGGCAGCCTGGTGGAGCGCGGTGGACATAACCCGCTGGAAGCTGCTGCGCACGCCATCCCGGTGCTGATGGGGCCACATATTTTCAACTTCAAGGATATCTGCGCCAAGCTGTCACAGGCCGAAGGTCTGATCACCGTGACCGATGAAGATTCGCTGGTCAAAGAAGTGGCTACGCTGCTCACCGACGAAGACTATCGCCGCTATTACGGCCGCCACGCGGTAGAAGTGCTGTATCAAAACCAGGGAGCGCTGCAGCGCCTGCTGCAATTGTTAGAACCGCATCTGCCGCCCCGGAGTCATTAA
- the coaD gene encoding Phosphopantetheine adenylyltransferase, with protein sequence MTRKAIYPGTFDPMTNGHLDLVTRASLMFDHVILAIAASPSKKPLFTLDERVALASQVTSHLDNVEVLGFSELMAHFAAHQNANILVRGLRAVSDFEYELQLANMNRHLMPTLESVFLMPSEEWSFISSSLVKEVARHGGDIAPFLPAVVTQALFEKLAAQ encoded by the coding sequence ATGACCCGTAAAGCCATTTATCCCGGTACTTTCGACCCCATGACCAACGGCCACCTGGATTTGGTAACCCGTGCGTCATTGATGTTCGATCACGTCATTTTAGCGATTGCCGCCAGCCCGAGTAAAAAACCACTGTTCACACTCGATGAGCGCGTAGCTTTAGCCAGCCAGGTGACCTCTCATCTGGATAATGTGGAAGTGCTGGGGTTCAGTGAACTGATGGCGCATTTTGCTGCTCATCAGAATGCCAATATTCTGGTTCGCGGCCTGCGGGCGGTATCTGATTTTGAATATGAACTGCAGTTGGCCAATATGAATCGCCATTTGATGCCGACGCTGGAAAGTGTGTTTCTGATGCCTTCCGAAGAGTGGTCGTTTATCTCGTCCTCACTGGTGAAAGAAGTGGCGCGCCACGGCGGTGACATCGCCCCTTTCCTGCCGGCCGTGGTTACCCAGGCATTGTTCGAAAAACTCGCCGCGCAATAA
- a CDS encoding putative glycosyl transferase: MSARKSLSVVIIAKNEAGLLPDCLQSVAWADEIVMLDSGSQDDSVAVAESLGAKVFTHVDWQGFGKQRQLAQSYASHDYILMIDADERVTPELRQSIEQTLTAPDDNQVYSCARRNLFLGRFMRHSGWYPDRVNRLYANQRYRYNDNLVHESLNTNGAKVVPLNGDLLHLTCRDFFAFQRKQLRYAEEWANQRHQAGKRCGYLSILTHTLGAFCKTWLLRAGFLDGKQGLLLAVVNAQYTFNKYAALWALGRNFSEK; encoded by the coding sequence GTGAGCGCGCGCAAAAGTCTGTCGGTGGTGATTATCGCCAAGAACGAAGCCGGGCTGCTGCCGGATTGTCTGCAATCCGTAGCCTGGGCAGACGAAATCGTCATGCTCGACTCAGGCAGTCAGGATGACAGCGTCGCCGTGGCCGAAAGTTTGGGCGCCAAAGTATTCACCCACGTCGACTGGCAGGGATTTGGCAAACAACGCCAACTGGCTCAGAGTTACGCCAGCCACGACTATATTCTGATGATCGACGCCGACGAACGCGTTACCCCGGAACTGCGCCAGTCAATTGAACAAACGTTGACTGCACCGGACGATAATCAAGTCTACAGCTGCGCACGCCGCAACCTGTTCCTCGGGCGTTTTATGCGTCACAGCGGCTGGTACCCGGATCGCGTCAACCGGTTGTACGCCAACCAGCGCTATCGCTATAACGACAATCTGGTGCATGAGTCGCTCAATACCAACGGGGCGAAAGTGGTGCCGCTTAACGGCGATCTACTGCATCTGACCTGTCGCGACTTTTTTGCCTTCCAGCGCAAACAGCTACGTTATGCCGAAGAATGGGCTAATCAACGCCACCAGGCCGGCAAGCGCTGCGGCTATCTCTCGATACTGACCCACACTCTGGGTGCCTTCTGCAAAACCTGGCTGCTGCGTGCCGGCTTTCTGGACGGTAAACAGGGGTTGCTGTTAGCCGTGGTCAACGCGCAATATACTTTCAATAAATATGCCGCACTCTGGGCATTGGGCCGCAACTTTTCAGAGAAGTGA